In a single window of the Anguilla rostrata isolate EN2019 chromosome 4, ASM1855537v3, whole genome shotgun sequence genome:
- the LOC135253270 gene encoding cAMP-responsive element modulator-like isoform X4, producing MSAYQLCSPTSSLPQGVMMAVSPASLHSPQQLAEEATRKRELRLLKNREAARECRRKKKEYVKCLENRVAVLENQNKTLIQELKALKDLYCHKTE from the exons ATGTCAGCCTACCAGCTCTGCAGCCCCACGTCCAGCCTGCCGCAGGGCGTGATGATGGCGGTGTCGCCGGCCTCCCTGCACAGCCCACAGCAGCTGGCCGAGGAGGCCACACGGAAACGGGAGCTCAGACTCCTGAAGAACAG GGAGGCTGCCAGGGAGTGTCGCAGGAAGAAGAAAGAATACGTCAAGTGTCTCGAAAACCGGGTGGCCGTGCTGGAGAACCAAAACAAGACTCTCATCCAGGAACTCAAAGCACTGAAAGACCTCTATTGCCACAAAACAGAATAG
- the LOC135253270 gene encoding cAMP-responsive element modulator-like isoform X3: MAVTGDETESAATGDMSAYQLCSPTSSLPQGVMMAVSPASLHSPQQLAEEATRKRELRLLKNREAARECRRKKKEYVKCLENRVAVLENQNKTLIQELKALKDLYCHKTE, encoded by the exons ATGGCTGTTACAGGAGATGAGACTGAATCAG CCGCCACGGGAGACATGTCAGCCTACCAGCTCTGCAGCCCCACGTCCAGCCTGCCGCAGGGCGTGATGATGGCGGTGTCGCCGGCCTCCCTGCACAGCCCACAGCAGCTGGCCGAGGAGGCCACACGGAAACGGGAGCTCAGACTCCTGAAGAACAG GGAGGCTGCCAGGGAGTGTCGCAGGAAGAAGAAAGAATACGTCAAGTGTCTCGAAAACCGGGTGGCCGTGCTGGAGAACCAAAACAAGACTCTCATCCAGGAACTCAAAGCACTGAAAGACCTCTATTGCCACAAAACAGAATAG
- the LOC135253270 gene encoding cAMP-responsive element modulator-like isoform X1, which produces MENQLRISLTHRKTKWLSPEDHHTVSVNQGGPTQLASPGRDGMQGRQAVAMLNSGMPPPAATALQHTGQSGDMAHQYFMPGRKMVVQAATGDMSAYQLCSPTSSLPQGVMMAVSPASLHSPQQLAEEATRKRELRLLKNREAARECRRKKKEYVKCLENRVAVLENQNKTLIQELKALKDLYCHKTE; this is translated from the exons ATGGAGAATCAACTGAGGATATCTCTTactcacagaaaaacaaaatggctctcTCCAGAAGACCATCATACAG TCTCTGTTAACCAAGGCGGACCCACCCAGCTCGCCAGTCCTGGGAGAGATGGCATGCAGGGTCGGCAGGCTGTGGCTATGCTGAATTCAGGAATGCCACCGCCTGCTGCCACCGCCCTGCAGCACACTGGCCAGTCCGGAGACATGGCACATCAGTATTTCATGCCAGGAAGAAAAATGGTTGTTCAAG CCGCCACGGGAGACATGTCAGCCTACCAGCTCTGCAGCCCCACGTCCAGCCTGCCGCAGGGCGTGATGATGGCGGTGTCGCCGGCCTCCCTGCACAGCCCACAGCAGCTGGCCGAGGAGGCCACACGGAAACGGGAGCTCAGACTCCTGAAGAACAG GGAGGCTGCCAGGGAGTGTCGCAGGAAGAAGAAAGAATACGTCAAGTGTCTCGAAAACCGGGTGGCCGTGCTGGAGAACCAAAACAAGACTCTCATCCAGGAACTCAAAGCACTGAAAGACCTCTATTGCCACAAAACAGAATAG
- the LOC135253270 gene encoding cAMP-responsive element modulator-like isoform X2 has product MQGRQAVAMLNSGMPPPAATALQHTGQSGDMAHQYFMPGRKMVVQAATGDMSAYQLCSPTSSLPQGVMMAVSPASLHSPQQLAEEATRKRELRLLKNREAARECRRKKKEYVKCLENRVAVLENQNKTLIQELKALKDLYCHKTE; this is encoded by the exons ATGCAGGGTCGGCAGGCTGTGGCTATGCTGAATTCAGGAATGCCACCGCCTGCTGCCACCGCCCTGCAGCACACTGGCCAGTCCGGAGACATGGCACATCAGTATTTCATGCCAGGAAGAAAAATGGTTGTTCAAG CCGCCACGGGAGACATGTCAGCCTACCAGCTCTGCAGCCCCACGTCCAGCCTGCCGCAGGGCGTGATGATGGCGGTGTCGCCGGCCTCCCTGCACAGCCCACAGCAGCTGGCCGAGGAGGCCACACGGAAACGGGAGCTCAGACTCCTGAAGAACAG GGAGGCTGCCAGGGAGTGTCGCAGGAAGAAGAAAGAATACGTCAAGTGTCTCGAAAACCGGGTGGCCGTGCTGGAGAACCAAAACAAGACTCTCATCCAGGAACTCAAAGCACTGAAAGACCTCTATTGCCACAAAACAGAATAG